agagagaaagaaagagggatggagagagaaaggaagggagagaaagagggagagaaatagagtgaaagggaggaagagagagagagagaattttttttgtccaaactttttttatcccccccaattccccccccccctcggctcaatgtgccccatgattttgtatatgtaaaaaatgtgccgcagctcaaaaaaggttgaaaatcactggcctagataatACCTGCTTTCAGAGAGTTGAGGAAAGTGTTTTAAAAacagctgctgctgttgtttttaacCAGGTATCCAGAGGTGCAAACTAAACTGCAAGAAGAAATAGACAAGGTTGTTGGACGGAACCGCCTGCCCTGTGCTGAGGATCAGCCCCGTTTGCCTTCCGTCATGGCTTTCCTATATGAATCGATGCGTTTCAGCAGCTTTGTGCCAGTTACCATTCCTCACGCCACTACAGCCGATACCACCTTGATGGGCTACCACATACCCAAAGACACAGTGATCTTCATCAATCAGTGGTCAGTGAACCACGACCCAGTGAAATGGCCTGCTCCAGAAGTTTTCAACCCAGCAAGATTCCTGGATGAGAATGGATTCCTTAACAAAGACCTTGCTAgcagtgtgctgattttttcagTGGGCAAACGAAGGTGCATCGGAGAGGAGTTATCCAAAGTGCTACTCTTTCTCTTTACTGCTGTCTTGGTCCACCAGTGCAATTTCAGGGCTAATCCAAAGGAAGATTCTAAAATGGATTTCAATTATGGCTTGACTGTTAAACCAAAGCCATTTACACTCAGTGTCACCCTTCGAGATAACATGGATTTGCTGGATAATGCTGTCCAGGGACTTCAGGCTGAAAATGCATCTGAAAATTGCTTGCTTGATACATGAAGACTCAGTTTGAATGTTGTCTGTAATACTGTGTAAAAATTGtatttcttccctcttttttttaaaaatgaagcacTTATAAATACAATGTATTCTGGAGAAATGCTAACAAGAGAGAAACTTAAGACAATCTATGCAAAAGCATGGTGTGGTTTGCAAACTGATGTTTTACTTACCTCAGAAATCTTGTCAATGTTGCTCTGTAGTGTGAATGCAATCATTAGATTCTTCCCTAATTACACTATGGCATTCCTATACTTTGTTCACTTTTTACCGGCCATCCACACAGTtccctttctgaatttttttgtttttaaccttTTCAGAGGGAGGTGTATATTTCTCTAACAACATTCTATCCAGAAAAAATACATGTTAATGCTGAAGACCAattcataatagaatagaatagaatagaattttattggccaagtgtgattggacacacaaggaatttgtcttggtgcatatgctctcagcgtacataaaataaaatatacatttgtcaagtcatgtgatacgacacttaatgattgtcataggggtcaaataagcaatgaagaagcaatattaataaaaatcttaggatataagcaacaagttacagtcatgcagtcaacatgggatgaaatgggtgataggaatgatgggaaaaactagtagaatagaagtgcagatttagtagaaagtctgacagtgtggagggaattatttgtttagtagagtgatggcgttcgggaaaaaactgttcttgtgtctagttgtcttgttgtgcagtgctctgtagcgacgttttgagggtaggaattgaaacagtttttgtccaggatgtgaggggtcagtaaatattttccccgccctctttttgactcgtgcagtatacaaacAGTATACAAATCAATAGATTATAAAATAGTACCTACTGCCAAGATAATGCACACAAGCATTAGGTTTTAGATCGCCAGTAAGATGACTTTTCCTCCAATAGTAGAATTGTCAGATCTATTGTGTAAGGTgacaaatagaaaaaatatataggaaAATTGTTTCTGTAATTGTCTTTTAGGTTTTAGGGCCCTCAGAATTCTCAAGATATTGGTTTCAAATGGTAAGAACAATGCATATTACTCCTAGAAGATACCCATCTTTTATAtcaattctgttttttaaaaaattacctacATTCATCTACATATGGTGCATTGACAGGTGTTAAAGCAGCTCTATGTAATATAGTGCCATAGGCTTGTAGTTGTATTCTTAGTGCTCAACAAATGTTGAAATTCAAAtaggattttttgtttttgttgctcaTAGGGTGGCTTCAAAACAAATTCAGAAATGTACTTCACGTTATCTTAACTAAACGGGTGCATTGCACTGCACATGCATAACATATTGATAAGAGATGATGCATTTAGTAATGTGAATTATTTTTATCCCCTAATACACGTTTTCAAGGTATTCCACATAATCGGATATTATTTATAGTTCAGTCAGCATTTATAAATCAGTTAATTTACCTGGTTTTCTTTAGTTAAGTGCTTTCTTAAGAAATGcatttattttcataaatagATCCTCTGTGGTACAGTGATTAGCAGTACTGCAAACTAATTCTGCTGATATGCATGATAtatactgcttagagagagctgtgaagcagtatataagtctaaatgctattgctaaatgctatttcaGAAATAGAATGATCTGTCCTTGatcaaaatatatttagaaatacagtgatacctcgtcttatgaacttaattggttccgggacgaggtttgtaaggtgaaaagtttgtaagatgaaacaatgtttcctataggaataaatggaaaagcgattaatgcgtgcaaccccaaaactcaccccttttgccagccgaagcgcccgtttttgcactgctgggattcccctgaggctcccctccatgggaaaccccacctccggacttccgtgtttttgtgatgctgcaggggaatcccagcagcatcgcaaaaacatggaagacctccagacctctgtgtttttgtgatgctgcaatttcgctgatgcttccctcgctgggaaacgctacctccagacttctgttgccagcgaagcgcccatttttgtgctgctgggattcccctgcagcatcacaaaaacacggaagttgtTTCCCATGAacgggagcctcgggaatcctagcagtgcaaaaatgggtgcttcgctggtaacagaagtccagaggtggggcatcccagtggcggcggcttgggttagtaaggtgaaaatagtttggaagaagaggcaaaaaaatcttaaaccccgggtttgtatcttgaaaagtttgtatgacgaggggtttataagacgaggtatcactgtaataggaaataaaataaaataaaatggattgtCTATATTGTAAACTAATTGAAGAGGGAGTTGAATGTTCTGTGAATTTTGCTGATGAAATCAGTGGTTTACCGAGAGGCAAACAGTTGTTATGATCTTTCATTTAAAAAGGTTCTTTGAAAAAAAGTAACAGCATACAGTCATTCTGTATGTTATATACAGTTTGAGTGATGGAAGATTGGGATGCCCAGACCCTTTTGAGTTGATTGCCCTCCACTAAGTCAGTATTTTCCAGATCATCTAAGCCAAACTACCATAAACTCTCAACTCCGGAGACAACCTGAGAATAGAACATGGGAGTTTGAAATTTGTTTAGGTTGGAAAAGGCTGTCCTCAGACTTTACCTTCCAAATTGAGTGTGCTATGTATGTGTAAACTACTATTTGAAATATTAGCATGTTTTAGGAAAATGGAGGTTGGGGGGACAACACATCATGTTTCTGCTTTCCACACAGTTATCAAATTCCATACAGTTTTATCCACATCTGGATAACCTGTTAGCTTGTGCTGAAGTATAGTTTTCAGCAGCCCCAAGTGGCCAATGGTAATAGATGCAAAAAGAACACAAAATGCCACAAGTTGCCTATCCCAAGTAAAGATTCTCATGCTGTATTGCCAAACAATGTTCTGGATTACTTTAAGGGTTTAATACCAAGTCTTATCAGGGCAATCTGACAAGTATCCAATTTGGTTCTGAGTAAAAGAGCCAGAGCGAATAGTAATTTAGTGCCTTGCTTTTGTTTTTAGATGTCATATATAGAGCACTATACTCAAACCTGCTAAAAACTGAAGTTTCAAACAACATACAGCTGCATACATTGGAAAATGAAACAAAGGGCTTATGTTTTCCAGTGCATTATATTGGCCTTCCCCATTCTGATACCCTGCGTAGGTGTTAGATTCTATTTCCATGATACTCTGCCAGCATGGCCTTTGATTGTACTGTGATATTAGTTCAATCCCTGGAAGGCATcatactataaataaataaattgggccagaatacatctggaaccgccttctaccgcacgaatctcaacggccgataaggtcccacagagttggccttttctgggtcccgtcgaccaaacaatgtcgtttggtgggccccaggggaagagtcttctctgtggcggccccggccctctggaatcaactccccccagagattagaacggtccccaccctccttgtctttcgcaaattactcaagacccacctttgtcgccaggcatgggggagttaagatattccttccccaaggccattacaagttatgcatggtatgtttgtgtgtatgtttggggttttttataataaggggttttagttgttttattaaattggattgttacatgttgttttttatcattgttgttagccgcctcgagtctgcagagaggggcggcatacaaatccaataaataaataaatattctagaaAGCTATTTTATGCAATCCTGCAGCTGTATAGATCAATGCACTTGCCTGCATTCTATTTCTGAAATTCAAAATAGCAATAGACTCATGCATTCCTATACTGAAGAATTCTTAATTTCATAATTAACTTTGAGAGAGAAAGCATAGAGTTCAAAAACAAATTATCAATTATTTCATAatctacaaaaaataaaatttgttctTATAGAACTTAGCCTGTTCCTGTGAAACCCTCTGTATGATTACAAACACATTAATCTCAGGTCAACATAGGAGAACATAGGGTAATATTTTTAGTTATGTAAAGAAGGTTTGTAACTACGTGTTGTGTATGTTTATGAATATGCATATCACAGAATGTAATATTTCAACATAATTCTCACTGACTTTCTTTTAACAAACATTGACTGTAATTTTGTTTATTCAACTTCCCCAAAACCTTTAAAATATTTCAGACTGATGTACATATGTCAACAGAATTCAGGtatataaatcatttttaaaatgtttaaacccTAGTTGTACTTGATCCAATATGCAACAATATGCTGGGGCACGTATATTTGCTTTCACTCGTAGTAGTCACTTCATTTGAAAAGCAATAaatttggagatttttttttaaagacaaaggaTTAATTACCCAAAGtattattaatttttcctctATTCCAATTTGTACTTAATGAAATTTTTAAAGTGTATCAGTTTGGATTGTCTTGAATCAGGTTTTTATGGTTTGTACCACctaacttttttcttttcaatttgttttattttttaaaaatgaatgggCTGCTGGCATGGCACACAAGGAAATGCCAATCTTCTGAAAATACTTCTGGTTTAAAATAGATTAGAagaactctttaaaaaaatatgtgggGTTGTAATCCAATTGCTTTATTTGGATATGTGCCcacctgccccccccaaaaaaaaacttcAAAGAAAATCGGGGGATGGTTAAAATGCATGCTGGAGTGTTTTAGGAAATGGCTGGGAACATCTTTCCATTGgtctctttttaattttcttgttTTATAAGAGTGGGCAGAATATATCTTTAACATTCCAAATATCGAAATCCATTCACAAAAATTGCCTGGCCCTCTTCTAGAAGCAGTGTTGTTTTTCACAACAGGACATACATATTTTGTCTCACCTTCAAAAGTGGGAAATTTAAGTACTTTTCTTAAGACCTCATATATTTGTTCTTATGAAATGAAGCAGGAGAGCCAGCATTAGTTGTATTCTGTGTTTAATCATTGCATAATACTATTGGAAATGTCTGCATTTAGAAAACGCAGAATCTCgtttctgtgtttgtttgtttgtttgcctgaaCTTTGTCCTTTCTTTAAGGGTCAACACATTTTCAGCATCATGATGACCCTGTTGCTGGCCAATTTGATATGGTTCTATGACTTTGTTTCATTTTTGGTTATTAACCTAGCTTAAACCATTCCATTTTAGCTGGATGCCTTAGCCCTTTTCTTACTAAGTACAGTTTGTTCCTTATTTTCTACCTTCTGTTTATCTACAAAATCATAATCTTGTACTTTGAAGCTTAGCAGAAAAAGATTTTGGGGGCTTGTTTGATTTAGGTTTAAGAATCAGCAAAAACTTTGAATTACCTTTGTGGTAGGTAACCCTGGGATTACATTTAGGGCAGCCAGGCCCAAGATTTAATGCCTAACTCCTTTTGGTGGTAAACTATTCTGAATATATCCTAATGTCCTGAGGAATCTGTTGCCTTTTATATTTCACTGGGGTTACAAAGAGATTAGGCTTCTAATATTATATAGATTTTATTATAATACACATTCATTTACACTTTATCCAGTAAAAAGTAAAATTCTAATTCTGATAATAGTTTATACTAACCTTGAATCTTTAGGTGTtggtctttcttctttcttctaacTTCCTACCTATAATCTCTGGGAGATTCGTTATGCTTTCTTTGTTTATGCTATAttcattttgaaagaaaattatttttttctgtgtttGTACCATGTTAATTATATGTGTTATTGTTGCAA
This genomic window from Erythrolamprus reginae isolate rEryReg1 chromosome 1, rEryReg1.hap1, whole genome shotgun sequence contains:
- the CYP1B1 gene encoding cytochrome P450 1B1 is translated as MSALCFGRRYSHADVEFRRLVGRNEQFGRTVGAGSVVDALPWLQLFPNPVRSAFRAFRALNREFYSFVLQKFLWHRDSLRSGDPLRDLMDAFIRLQQTQPGLPLEHVPATVTDIFGASQDTLSTALQWLLIFLIRYPEVQTKLQEEIDKVVGRNRLPCAEDQPRLPSVMAFLYESMRFSSFVPVTIPHATTADTTLMGYHIPKDTVIFINQWSVNHDPVKWPAPEVFNPARFLDENGFLNKDLASSVLIFSVGKRRCIGEELSKVLLFLFTAVLVHQCNFRANPKEDSKMDFNYGLTVKPKPFTLSVTLRDNMDLLDNAVQGLQAENASENCLLDT